The following proteins are co-located in the Telopea speciosissima isolate NSW1024214 ecotype Mountain lineage chromosome 9, Tspe_v1, whole genome shotgun sequence genome:
- the LOC122638923 gene encoding uncharacterized protein LOC122638923, translating to MERFKKLQLPAFSKLNSEAMQSERWISALEKAFDVLECMDAQKLICVGYQLENETEAWWKATKPNLEAVHPNPTWEQDKKEAELSALVQGSKTMLDYKQQFEDLFHFALEHMKEEANKIKKFEKGLKLEIGSILSVLDIQDYTQMVDKAKTMEDRLKEEATALPSSGKRPNNYQNFGWPNKAFRGASSSPNPTQYRRQDVGQTPFYSTYSRPAQPTTS from the exons atggagagattcaagaagctccagctGCCTGCGTTCTCTAAActaaattctgaggcaatgcaatcggaaaggtggattagcgccttggaGAAAGCATTTGACGTGCTCGAATGTATGGATGCGCAGAAACTGATATGTGTTGGATACCAGCTAGAAAACGAGactgaagcatggtggaaggcaacaaagcctaacttggaagcgGTTCATCCCAATCCCACCTGGGAGCA agacaagaaggaagccgaGTTGTCTGCTCTCGTGCAAGGATCAAAGACCATGCTGGATTACAAgcaacaatttgaagatttatttcattttgccCTGGAACATATGAAAGAGGAAGccaacaaaataaagaagtttgaaaaaggactcaaactGGAGATCGGGTCTATTCTGTCGGTCCTAGACATTCAGGACTAcactcaaatggtcgacaaagcGAAGACTATGGAGGACAGATTGAAGGAGGAGGCTACAGCATTGCCTAGTTcaggcaaaaggccaaacaactatcagaattttggatggccaaacaaggcTTTTCGAGGAGCTAGCTCGAGCCCCAACCCAACACAATATCGACGGCAAGATGTGGGCCAAACCCCTTTCTACTCCACTTACAGCAGGCCTGCCCAGCCCACTACAAGCTAA